Proteins encoded within one genomic window of Mytilus trossulus isolate FHL-02 unplaced genomic scaffold, PNRI_Mtr1.1.1.hap1 h1tg000158l__unscaffolded, whole genome shotgun sequence:
- the LOC134700500 gene encoding uncharacterized protein LOC134700500: MAVKLAKRLSVNDLLEDYSEVSSDTSNSSMEISDNTSSTGSYSSEGSIENQLPVYSTKFSERPDRMEESIDAGYSSLSRDSRFPSTSDSDNAEHSDSDIEEESNMTLVESACAECDSARTIPDIRNSLQDKVSQLRAEKMIVEEKIREAQEDDIIRFKETQRLRRHLPGYKKQMLLKTLTSLKERLENQSQRLQKSYSTVLSMQRRFAQRHNPFFIVPNTNFS; encoded by the coding sequence ATGGCGGTAAAACTTGCTAAAAGACTTTCTGTCAATGATTTATTGGAGGACTATAGTGAGGTATCATCTGATACATCTAACAGTAGCATGGAAATCTCAGACAATACCAGCTCTACTGGCTCATACAGCAGTGAAGGTTCCATAGAAAACCAACTTCCGGTTTACTCGACAAAGTTTTCAGAACGACCTGACCGAATGGAAGAATCAATCGATGCTGGTTATTCAAGTCTCAGCCGCGACTCACGATTCCCTTCAACATCTGATTCCGATAATGCTGAACATTCCGATAGTGACATTGAAGAAGAATCAAATATGACTCTTGTTGAAAGCGCATGTGCAGAATGTGATTCCGCTAGAACGATTCCAGACATCAGAAACAGTCTACAAGACAAAGTGAGTCAACTTAGAGCTGAGAAAATGATCGTTGAGGAAAAAATCCGCGAAGCACAAGAAGACGATATAATTCGTTTTAAAGAAACTCAGCGATTGCGACGCCATCTACCTGGTTACAAGAAACAGATGTTGTTGAAAACATTGACCAGTCTGAAGGAAAGACTTGAAAATCAAAGCCAAAGATTACAGAAAAGTTATTCAACAGTATTATCAATGCAAAGAAGATTTGCTCAGAGACATAATCCGTTTTTCATTGTCCCAAACACAAACTTTAGTTGA